Proteins encoded within one genomic window of Streptomyces profundus:
- a CDS encoding thymidylate synthase: protein MHQPPAYATFEDAYLDVLAHIDGAFEYRNAPRGNSSHECLGLSFRLSDPRQRVPYLAARRVNPVFHFAEALWYLAGRDDLAMMAHYSPRMRDFSRDGVTIGSAYGARLFNPVPGSGQSQFDRVLDLLRTEADSKRAVLSVFRPEELAVANNPDVSCVVALHLLAREGRLHMVCYMRANDANRGLIADIFSFTLIQEFAANLLGLELGSYTHHVGSLHLGERDLPQVQRVLGEARTRDTSPVRAFPFLELPRETTFQTIASVLEHEHLLRINQAAYEPDDIAALGLPRYWQQVLLLFEAHRQITHHPGEPVTEPVLAALDPGFRWLMARRWPRRIAPAGGGR from the coding sequence ATGCACCAACCGCCCGCGTATGCCACCTTCGAGGACGCCTATCTTGATGTCCTCGCTCACATCGACGGCGCGTTCGAGTACCGCAACGCGCCCCGGGGGAACAGCAGCCACGAGTGTCTTGGCCTGTCGTTCCGCCTCAGCGACCCACGTCAGCGCGTGCCCTATCTGGCGGCGCGGCGCGTCAACCCGGTCTTTCACTTCGCCGAGGCGCTCTGGTACCTGGCCGGCCGAGACGATCTGGCGATGATGGCGCACTATTCACCCCGGATGCGGGACTTCTCCCGCGACGGAGTCACCATCGGTTCGGCTTACGGGGCGCGCCTGTTCAACCCGGTGCCCGGCTCCGGGCAGTCCCAGTTCGACCGGGTTCTGGACCTGCTGCGGACGGAGGCCGACAGCAAGCGCGCGGTGCTGTCGGTCTTCCGCCCGGAGGAGTTGGCGGTGGCGAACAACCCGGACGTGTCGTGCGTCGTCGCCCTGCACCTCCTGGCCCGTGAGGGCCGGTTGCACATGGTCTGCTACATGCGGGCCAACGACGCCAACCGGGGCCTGATCGCCGACATCTTCTCCTTCACCCTCATCCAGGAGTTCGCCGCCAACCTGCTCGGCCTGGAACTGGGCAGCTACACCCATCACGTCGGCTCCCTCCACCTCGGCGAGCGCGACTTACCCCAGGTGCAACGGGTGCTCGGCGAGGCGCGCACCCGCGACACGTCCCCCGTTCGGGCGTTCCCCTTCCTGGAGTTACCGCGCGAGACAACCTTCCAGACCATCGCCTCCGTGTTGGAGCACGAGCACCTGCTGCGCATCAACCAGGCCGCGTACGAGCCGGACGACATCGCCGCGTTGGGCCTGCCGCGCTACTGGCAGCAGGTTCTCCTGCTCTTCGAGGCCCACCGCCAGATCACCCACCACCCCGGCGAGCCGGTCACCGAGCCGGTTCTCGCCGCGCTGGACCCGGGGTTCCGGTGGCTGATGGCCCGCCGCTGGCCGCGCCGTATCGCCCCTGCCGGAGGCGGGCGGTGA
- a CDS encoding radical SAM protein: MNTNHPTAGHRRTLPLLSQREIAALKPELAEVIEYRKSGLSLNHIVGCPLDCGYCVRHLFGNYAMKTPRALMSDEEAVAQLVGHRYFQPHRTPVQIFNRATDPMLPPVKPHTFNVLRLLDQQGLTNHVLVITRWRVEPEDCAVLNSLRNITLTVLVTHSGIDAPRIEPADSRIAAASLRTLHAHARRYRTVLYWRPIVPGLNDTPTHLARARELAEHAHATVFTGLFYRDEIAAYYQANGLPSPYEDTARRKILPEDTEDRILAAFHRAGDPNTRYGALFRKTSCAVAYAHGRADYNGHYGIRELCDICPRAQLNLCADAWHTPDPAEVTEQARALGATGDVEVTEWAIIVEGLDEPPRYHLQHAYGYQCHDRAKPHHHRRHGRADIGWPTPARDGTP, translated from the coding sequence ATGAACACGAACCACCCCACCGCCGGCCACCGCCGGACCCTGCCCTTACTCAGCCAGCGCGAAATCGCCGCGCTGAAACCCGAGTTGGCCGAGGTGATCGAGTACCGCAAGTCCGGCCTCTCCCTCAACCACATCGTCGGCTGCCCGCTGGACTGCGGCTACTGCGTCCGCCACCTCTTCGGCAACTACGCCATGAAGACTCCTCGGGCGCTGATGAGCGACGAGGAGGCTGTGGCCCAACTCGTCGGCCACCGCTACTTCCAGCCCCACCGCACCCCGGTCCAGATCTTCAACCGCGCGACCGACCCGATGCTCCCGCCCGTCAAACCGCACACCTTCAACGTCCTGCGCCTCCTCGACCAACAAGGCCTGACCAACCACGTCCTGGTCATCACCCGCTGGCGCGTCGAACCCGAGGACTGCGCGGTGCTCAACTCCCTCCGCAACATCACGTTGACCGTCCTGGTCACCCACTCGGGTATCGACGCCCCCAGGATCGAGCCGGCCGACTCCCGCATCGCCGCCGCCAGCCTGCGCACCCTCCACGCCCACGCGCGCCGCTACCGCACCGTCCTGTACTGGCGCCCCATCGTCCCCGGCCTCAACGACACCCCCACCCACCTCGCCCGCGCCCGCGAACTCGCCGAACACGCCCACGCCACCGTCTTCACCGGCCTGTTCTACCGAGACGAGATCGCCGCCTACTACCAGGCCAACGGCCTACCCAGCCCCTACGAGGACACCGCCCGCCGCAAGATCCTCCCCGAGGACACCGAAGACCGCATCCTGGCCGCCTTCCACCGCGCCGGCGACCCCAACACCCGCTACGGGGCGCTCTTCCGCAAGACCTCCTGCGCCGTTGCGTACGCCCACGGCCGAGCCGACTACAACGGCCACTACGGCATCCGCGAACTCTGCGACATCTGCCCCCGCGCCCAACTCAACCTCTGCGCCGACGCCTGGCACACCCCCGACCCGGCCGAGGTCACCGAACAGGCCCGCGCCCTCGGCGCCACCGGCGACGTCGAGGTCACCGAGTGGGCCATCATCGTGGAAGGCTTGGACGAACCACCGCGCTACCACCTGCAACACGCCTACGGCTACCAGTGCCACGACCGCGCCAAGCCACACCACCACCGACGCCACGGCCGCGCCGACATCGGCTGGCCGACCCCCGCCCGGGACGGGACACCATGA
- a CDS encoding nucleoside-diphosphate kinase, whose translation MIPAARAPEFRGGVLGGIDWERWSVVLLKPDCVRLGLEDAVLDRLATVADIAARTTLTVADWQVFVHYWDLLVDADWFDVDVPGALRTMYVGHRVTVALAHGPAGIAVTLRGLLGHFDPSQAAAGTIRGDLGTDSLATARAEGRLVHNLVHTSDDPAAARRDFGTWYGAHQHQLLHPTRPDLPHARDARRPQP comes from the coding sequence GTGATCCCCGCCGCGCGGGCGCCGGAGTTCCGGGGCGGGGTACTCGGCGGGATCGACTGGGAGCGGTGGAGCGTGGTGCTCCTCAAGCCCGACTGTGTGCGCCTCGGCCTGGAAGACGCCGTGTTGGACCGGCTCGCCACGGTGGCCGACATCGCCGCCAGGACGACGCTCACGGTCGCCGACTGGCAGGTCTTCGTCCACTACTGGGATCTGCTGGTGGACGCGGACTGGTTCGACGTGGACGTGCCCGGCGCGCTGCGCACCATGTACGTGGGCCACCGGGTCACGGTCGCGCTCGCCCACGGACCGGCCGGAATCGCCGTGACGCTGCGTGGGCTGCTGGGGCACTTCGACCCGTCCCAGGCCGCCGCCGGCACCATCCGCGGTGATCTCGGGACCGACAGCCTGGCCACCGCCCGTGCCGAGGGCCGACTGGTGCACAACCTCGTGCACACCAGCGACGACCCCGCCGCCGCGCGCCGCGACTTCGGCACCTGGTACGGCGCCCACCAACACCAACTCCTCCACCCCACCCGCCCCGACCTGCCGCACGCCCGCGACGCCAGGAGGCCCCAGCCATGA